A window of the Trichoderma asperellum chromosome 4, complete sequence genome harbors these coding sequences:
- a CDS encoding uncharacterized protein (EggNog:ENOG41~TransMembrane:12 (i57-78o84-100i107-125o137-159i166-187o199-216i287-306o347-372i393-412o418-442i463-485o497-516i)): MSNLEASPATSEKPSLRTSSMEKPRDAHAEVVDHGAGVLYPATTAGELHREMSIRTIFMLGIGGGIGTALFVSIGGALNSAGPAGLLLGFIVYNLVLANINNSVAEMTTYMPVSGSFIRLAGHWVDDALGFAGGWNFYIYLGLIVPFEITALSLVLSFWSSHIPAGAICAGCIVLYIAINIFAVRVYGAAEFWLCSGKAFLMILLMMFTLVTMCGGNPQHDAFGFRHWKDPGPFLEYFSTGTTGKFEGFLTALWSASFTCVGPEFLSIAASEVKHPRTYVKKAYKALYARILIFFIGGCLAVTIIISPTDKVLDALYRKGSGDSRSAAASPYIIAMQNLGIKGLPNLITALFATTIFAAGNTVLYSATRCLYGLALEGRAPKFLRKVTKSGTPIYCFVVTMIFPLLSLLQLGSGSSTVLTWLINLATGATLIYFITALITYIRFHRACHVQGFNRDKLPYKGWFQPYSAWVALIFEIVILFFYGYRSLVPFNVSGFVTAYFMPLFVPCLFLGWKLIKKTKFIRAKDVDLIWEAPLIDAYEASLEEAPVGFWKDVWLMLRGWGPKKHKVDEV, translated from the exons ATGTCTAATCTTGAGGCGAGTCCAGCAACATCAGAAAAGCCTTCCTTGCGCACCTCCTCCATGGAGAAGCCTCGTGACGCGCACGCCGAGGTTGTCGACCATGGCGCCGGCGTGCTCTATCCGGCCACCACCGCTGGCGAACTCCATCGTGAGATGTCTATCCGAACCATCTTTATGCTTGGTATCGGAGGTGGTATCGGCACCGCACTGTTTGTCAGCATCGGCGGTGCTCTAAACTCTGCAGGACCCGCCGGTTTGCTTCTAGGTTTTATCGTCTACAACCTTGTCCTCGCCAATATCAACAACTCCGTTGCCGAAATGACAACCTATATGCCCGTTAGCGGTAGTTTCATTCGCTTAGCCGGTCACTGGGTCGACGACGCGCTTGGTTTTGCTGGTGGCTGGAACTTCTACATCTACCTTGGTCTTATTGTTCCTTTTGAGATTACGGCTCTGAGCCTGGTTCTATCATTCTGGAGTTCCCATATACCCGCGGGAGCAATTTGTGCAGGCTGCATTGTGCTCTATAT TGCGATCAACATCTTTGCCGTTCGCGTTTATGGCGCGGCTGAGTTTTGGCTCTGCAGTGGCAAAGCATTCCTCATGATCCTCCTCATGATGTTTACTCTAGTCACTATGTGCGGCGGTAATCCTCAACACGATGCATTTGGCTTCCGACACTGGAAAGACCCTGGGCCGTTCCTGGAATACTTTAGCACTGGCACCACAGGAAAGTTTGAGGGTTTTCTTACGGCACTCTGGTCTGCGTCCTTCACCTGTGTTGGACCTGAATTCCTTAGCATCGCAGCCAGCGAAGTTAAACACCCCCGTACGTATGTCAAGAAAGCCTACAAGGCCCTGTATGCACGCATCCTGATTTTCTTCATCGGGGGCTGCCTGGCCGTCACCATCATTATTTCGCCTACCGACAAGGTCCTGGATGCTCTCTACAGGAAAGGCAGCGGTGACAGCAGAAGCGCTGCTGCCTCGCCTTACATTATTGCCATGCAAAATCTCGGCATCAAAGGCCTACCTAATCTGATTACTGCTCTATTTGCTACTACCATCTTCGCTGCTGGTAACACCGTACTTTATAGCGCAACCCGATGTCTTTATGGCCTGGCTCTCGAAGGCCGTGCCCCCAAATTTCTGAGGAAGGTCACCAAATCCGGCACCCCCATTTACTGCTTCGTAGTCACCATGATCTTTCCCCTTTTGTCCCTGCTGCAACTCGGAAGCGGCTCTTCCACCGTCCTCACCTGGCTTATTAACCTCGCTACCGGTGCTACCCTGATCTATTTCATTACTGCTCTCATCACCTATATCCGCTTCCACCGCGCCTGTCACGTCCAGGGTTTTAACCGCGACAAGCTGCCTTACAAGGGTTGGTTTCAGCCCTACAGTGCATGGGTTGCTCTCATCTTTGAGATCgttatcctcttcttctatgGCTACCGATCTTTGGTCCCCTTCAACGTCAGCGGCTTCGTTACTGCTTACTTCATGCCCTTGTTCGTACCATGCCTGTTTCTCGGTTGGAAGCTCATCAAGAAGACCAAATTCATCAGGGCGAAAGACGTTGACTTAATCTGGGAGGCCCCTCTCATTGATGCTTATGAGGCCTCGCTAGAAGAGGCCCCCGTCGGCTTCTGGAAGGATGTCTGGTTAATGTTACGGGGCTGGGGTCCCAAGAAACACAAGGTGGATGAGGTCTAA
- a CDS encoding uncharacterized protein (EggNog:ENOG41) codes for MPGSIAVLTDAPVAAVAPHKAPHVIGPKQRNPMRPTAVIPQEIIDEARAVPVEAWNPKKHVAPKTQVVQHLMKDIGLEGHGISPIAVTDPFPLFTEEAIGQIRREIFSESVLRECRFKSDFNANMVRGMGHERAPFTYDAWWSPEILSRVSEAAGIELVPAFDYEVANVNISINDQNAPEVVTYGDQTSAVAWHYDSFPFVCVTMAADCTGMVGGETAIKLPNGEERRVRGPAMGTCVVMQGRYIYHQALKAFGGRERIAMVTAFRPKSPFVRDETILTGSRVISHISELYPQYIEYRLSNLEERFRRALQQEKRRQVERKKFDITAMRAFLTEQLEYIQTSLNEVYEPDADYTPLDN; via the exons ATGCCTGGTTCCATTGCCGTCCTCACTGACGCGCCCGTCGCGGCCGTCGCGCCTCACAAGGCTCCCCATGTCATTGGACCCAAGCAGAGAAATCCTATGCGGCCTACTGCCGTTATCCCTCAGGAGATCATCGATGAGGCTCGTGCCGTTCCCGTGGAGGCATGGAACCCCAAGAAGCACGTTGCTCCCAAGACTCAGGTCGTCCAACACCTCATGAAGGACATTGGCCTTGAGGGTCACGGCATCTCTCCTATTGCTGTTACAGATCCCTTCCCACTCTTCACTGAAGAGGCTATCGGTCAGATCCGCCGCGAGATTTTCAGCGAGTCTGTGCTACGGGAGTGCCGCTTCAAGTCTGACTTCAACGCTAACATGGTCCGTGGTATGGGTCATGAGCGCGCTCCCTTCACCTACGATGCTTGGTGGTCTCCTGAGATCCTTTCCAGAGTCTCCGAGGCTGCTGGTATCGAGCTTGTCCCCGCCTTCGACTATGAGGTTGCCAACGTCAACATCTCCATCAATGACCAGAATGCCCCGGAGGTTGTCACCTATGGTGATCAAACATCTGCAGTCGCCTGGCACTATGACAGCTTCCCCTTTGTCTGCGTGAccatggctgctgattgCACTGGTATGGTTGGCGGTGAGACTGCTATTAAGCTGCCGAACGGCGAAGAGAGGAGAGTCCGTGGCCCCGCTATG GGCACTTGTGTTGTCATGCAGGGACGCTATATCTACCACCAGGCCCTCAAGGCATTTGGTGGCCGCGAGCGCATTGCCATGGTCACCGCCTTCCGCCCCAAGAGTCCTTTCGTCCGCGATGAGACCATCTTAACTGGCTCCCGCGTCATCAGCCACATTAGCGAACTCTACCCACAGTATATCGAATACCGCCTGTCCAACCTCGAAGAGCGCTTTCGTCGTGCTCTCCAGCAGGAGAAGCGCCGCCAGGTTGAGCGCAAGAAGTTCGATATCACGGCAATGAGGGCATTCTTAACCGAGCAGCTAGAGTATATCCAGACTTCTCTCAATGAGGTCTATGAGCCTGACGCTGACTACACCCCTCTGGACAACTAA